In one Ananas comosus cultivar F153 linkage group 12, ASM154086v1, whole genome shotgun sequence genomic region, the following are encoded:
- the LOC109717919 gene encoding uncharacterized protein LOC109717919: MSEPPFVPRERILKYQQYFQSLHKHTYLKGRYDMVTSVAIPLTLAASSLFLIGRGIYNMSHGIGKKA; encoded by the exons ATGTCGGAGCCACCTTTTGTGCCGAGGGAGAGGATTCTAAAGTATCAGCAGTATTTCCAAAGCCTCCACAAGCACACCTACTTGAAAGGCCGTTATGATATGGTCACTTCAGTTGCTATTCCTCTTACACTGGCAGCCTCTAGCCTGTTTCTCATT GGGCGCGGGATATACAACATGTCCCACGGTATTGGAAAAAAGGCTTGA
- the LOC109718936 gene encoding BTB/POZ and MATH domain-containing protein 3-like — protein sequence MAKLAEDDDNGGDSGSRSVFETVSGSHRYAVKGFSLAKGMGPGRFLSSGAFAVGGHEWAVYVYPDGKSPEDGAAYVSAFVALASEGTDVRALFELALVDQSGKGKHKVHSHFARALDAGPYTLKYRGSMWGYKRFYRRTSLETSDYLKDDCIILNCTVGVVRNRVNSPKHLSISVPSPDLGHCLMDLLKSGIGSDIVFEVGDEMFRAHKLVLATRSPVFNAQFFGPIGNRHLNRVVVEDVEPLVFKAMLHFIYSDKFPSVHELTGPDSICTSTIMVQHILVAADRYGLERLRLLCEAKLCEELTTDTVVTTLALADQHQCAQLKSACLKFMAARENLGVVMETEAFDHLKETSPLLLSDLLATVANADNDPTSIGQKRSSSSVVGLDLRDPVELFGRRIRQRL from the exons ATGGCGAAGCTCGCGGAGGACGACGACAATGGCGGCGACTCGGGGTCGAGGTCGGTGTTCGAGACGGTGAGCGGGTCGCACCGGTACGCGGTGAAGGGGTTCTCCCTGGCGAAGGGGATGGGGCCGGGGAGGTTCCTGTCGAGCGGGGCGTTCGCGGTGGGGGGCCACGAGTGGGCGGTGTACGTGTACCCGGACGGGAAGAGCCCCGAGGACGGGGCCGCGTACGTGTCCGCGTTCGTGGCGCTCGCGAGCGAGGGCACCGACGTGCGCGCCCTCTTCGAGCTCGCCCTCGTCGACCAGAGCGGCAAGGGCAAGCACAAGGTCCACAGCCACTTCGCCCGCGCCCTCGATGCTGGTCCCTACACCCTCAAGTACCGCGGAAGCATGTG GGGTTACAAGCGTTTTTACAGAAGAACATCCCTAGAAACATCGGATTATCTGAAGGATGATTGTATAATTTTGAACTGCACAGTCGGTGTTGTTAGGAACCGTGTGAATTCACCGAAGCACTTATCAATTTCTGTACCATCACCTGATTTGGGGCACTGCCTCATGGACCTGCTGAAATCTGGTATTGGATCTGACATAGTTTTTGAGGTTGGCGATGAGATGTTTAGAGCTCACAAGCTGGTTCTTGCTACTCGCTCACCAGTATTTAATGCTCAATTCTTTGGTCCAATTGGAAATCGGCATCTGAACAGGGTTGTTGTCGAAGATGTGGAACCTCTCGTGTTCAAG GCCATGCTTCACTTTATATACTCGGATAAATTTCCAAGTGTCCATGAACTAACTGGACCAGATTCAATCTGCACTTCGACAATAATGGTGCAACATATATTAGTGGCGGCCGATAGATATGGATTGGAGCGTCTGAGGCTGCTATGTGAAGCAAAGCTATGTGAGGAACTCACCACTGACACAGTGGTGACAACCTTGGCTCTAGCGGACCAACACCAGTGTGCTCAATTGAAGTCTGCCTGTCTAAAATTCATGGCTGCTCGGGAAAATTTGGGAG TTGTCATGGAGACCGAAGCCTTCGACCACTTGAAGGAGACATCCCCGTTGTTACTTTCCGACTTGTTGGCGACTGTTGCCAATGCAGACAATGATCCTACATCAATTGGGCAGAAGAGGAGCAGTAGCAGCGTCGTAGGGCTCGACTTAAGGGACCCTGTTGAACTCTTCGGAAGGCGAATAAGGCAGCGACTGTAA
- the LOC109718906 gene encoding ras-related protein Rab2BV: MAHRVDHEYDYLFKIVLIGDSGVGKSNILSRFTRNEFCLESKSTIGVEFATRTLQIEGKTIKAQIWDTAGQERYRAITSAYYRGAVGALLVYDITKKQTFENVQRWLRELRDHADSNIVIMMVGNKSDLNHLRSVSEDDAQVLAEKEGLSFLETSALEAFNIEKAFQTILTEIYHIISKKALAAQEAAGNAGPPIQGTTINVTDSSGGARRTCCST; this comes from the exons atggCGCACCGAGTGGATCACGAGTACGATTACCTTTTCAAAATCGTCCTCATCGGCGACTCGGGCGTGGGTAAATCCAACATCCTCTCGAGATTCACGCGCAACGAGTTTTGCTTGGAGTCCAAATCCACCATCGGCGTCGAATTCGCCACCCGGACGCTTCAG ATAGAAGGGAAAACAATCAAGGCCCAAATATGGGATACTGCTGGCCAAGAACGCTACCGCGCCATAACTAGCGCGTACTATCGTGGGGCAGTGGGTGCCCTCCTTGTCTACGACATTACAAAGAAACAGACATTCGAAAATGTGCAGAGGTGGCTGCGTGAGCTCCGCGACCACGCGGACTCCAACATAGTCATCATGATGGTTGGTAACAAGTCCGATCTCAACCATCTACGATCTGTCTCTGAGGATGATGCTCAG GTTTTGGCCGAGAAGGAGGGGCTCTCGTTCCTGGAGACCTCGGCATTGGAGGCATTTAACATCGAGAAAGCTTTTCAAACAATCCTAACTGAGATTTACCACATAATAAGCAAGAAGGCTCTCGCCGCGCAAGAGGCGGCGGGAAATGCCGGCCCTCCGATCCAAGGGACTACGATCAACGTCACCGATTCGTCGGGGGGTGCAAGGAGAACATGCTGCTCTACTTAG
- the LOC109718907 gene encoding uncharacterized protein LOC109718907: protein MDGGATTSTILRGRTPTSVAGPNGGSTAIHVTALDGILHANSLFTFAAFVGLTWNPSSSGGKDKCSTGVRTVEHLVTCHVVAFACFLFSSIIALCLKQAVTCRCAAPRSAASTARINRAVLRAGIVASAAGSTFAVGFLMVALVNLVQVRLGRIGCHGGEGGVAAVAAVVVLLTLVPSAMLIYVGIVLYAFTR from the exons ATGGACGGCGGCGCCACCACCAGCACCATCCTCCGCGGCCGAACCCCGACCTCCGTTGCCGGCCCCAATGGCGGCTCCACTGCCATCCACGTCACTGCTCTCGACGGCATCCTCCATGCCAACTCCCTCttcaccttcgccgccttcgtCGGCCTCACCTGGAACCCCTCCTCCTCTGGTGGCAAAG ACAAGTGCAGCACCGGAGTTCGCACAGTTGAACATCTTGTCACCTGCCACGTTGTCGCCTTCGCCTGCTTCCTTTTCTCCAGCATCATAGCCCTATGCCTCAAGCAGGCCGTGACCTGCCGGTGCGCCGCCCCCCGGTCTGCCGCCTCCACTGCCCGGATCAACCGGGCGGTGCTGCGCGCGGGGATCGTCGCCTCCGCCGCAGGGTCGACGTTCGCCGTCGGGTTCCTGATGGTTGCCCTCGTAAACCTGGTGCAGGTGAGGCTCGGGAGGATCGGCTGCCACGGTGGCGAAGGTggcgtcgccgccgtcgccgccgtcgttgTACTCCTCACCCTCGTCCCGTCGGCCATGCTGATCTACGTTGGTATCGTTCTGTACGCTTTTACTCGTTGA